The genomic window GTATGGTGTATTCACCTGTCAGGACTTGCATTTCAGCTTTGTGATGACTAAAGAAGAATTAAGCTTTGCACTTTGTTTAAAACACTGATAAATTGTTTAACAGTTACAGTGTTTTCTCTACAATCGCATCTTCCTGCTGAGTGGAAAAGGACCTTCCCATTACATACTCTACATAGATCTGTACACTTGGACATGAATGTGTATGTGGAAGTATctgcatgtgtaaatgtgtacaaTATTCTACTGCAACAAATAATGTCAACATATGATTTTGTTAGCAATGTCattttaaaactgtaaaacaatTCAATTTTCAGAGCAACAAATGTACTGTATAAGGCCTTTCCCCATCAATTAAGTTTGCAAAGTGCTTGAAATCTTGAAACTGTACATCTTactaaataaaggtaaatatgaTAAACATCAGTCCATGTGTGTTTTTAGAGTAACTGTGGACAAGTTATATTAAGACCGGAGACCGAAATTCAAATAAAGGACAGTTCAACATACACTTTAACCTGGTGGGAGGGTAGGTTGAAACAGTTATTTGACTTTAACCTATGCCTTCTGTAATATCTACAACTCATTCTACTTTGTACAATTGTTTGGAAGCCCAGAGTTAAACATTCAGTGAGTTCCAGGCGCTGAACTCCCAGGTTCTCCATTTAAATCAaacctttcctcttcttctcttaaACCAGTGACAGTGCTCGTGAGTCTCCGTTAAGCTCCGCCTATCATCACCgacgtatgattttttttttttttttttttacgtgccGACGCACCGTACGTACGCCGGTCCTGTCAGCGGCGGACAGGCGTATTCCCAGTCCCTCCTCGTACCGGCTGGCCGTAGGGTGGTGGAGTACAAGCAAGTGTCCTAacgaatattttttttcccctttttttatttttaactgtaaGAATAATGTACACAAGATAATCGTCATTAGTGCTGTTCGTTGACATTTACTCGGACTTGTAATTACCGTGCACAATCCGTGATGCTGTAGAGATTTTTTCTGAATGAGGATACGTTtgtggtcatattttgctaacccAACTCAACATTTAAGCTAAGGGATATTTGTCACGAACCCTATATTTAATTACACCAACAAATAAATTATGCGAAAGGTTCTGAGACATTTTAGACGGTTTCCATGGGTGACCAATGTGACACTATATGGCTGTCTGTACTGTGGGGGGGACTTCGTTAGCCAGTGTTTGACTAGCAGGGACAAAATGGACTGGACTCAAACACGAAACGTCGCTATCGTTGCGTTTAGTTTCCATGGCAACTTCAGCTTCTTCTGGATGCGGTTCCTGGAGCGGAGATTTCCTGGGAATTCCATCAGGATGGTGATGCGGAAGCTGTTCCTGGATCAGACTGTGGCGGCCCCGCTGGCTACCAGTGTCTTCTACACAGGTGTGTGTTAAGGGACGGGACACACTGACGGCCTGTCCTCTAATGGTTAACCGAGACACAGAGACATGCCTGTCAATCTGTAACCAGACCTCACGAACTCCGAAGGGAAAGTTCTGTAGTTCTTTGTTGGTCAGAGGTCACATGAAAGACATTTCAAGGCTGAGCAGTTGTCGATTGTAACTAAGGACTTTACTCCTCTCTTGTAATTAATTACACATTTGAGACTTGCACTACtcgagtatttccattttaagcATCTTTATGCTTCTAAATGGTGCTGCTTTTTGCTCCATTTCATTCATCTGAcagctttataataataataatgataagaatagtaagaagaagaagaatcttttttttaaaagcactTTTAAAACTGTAGCAAAGTGTTTTGATAGCAAATAGGACAATCAGAACAGTGTGTTTTCagttaggcaaggcaaggcaagtttacttgtatagcacatttcagcaacaaggcaattcaaggtgcttcacacaggacattgaaataaaagaaacaaaaagaaacacatttaaaacattataaaagaaacatgtaaaaggtgattaaaaacagcgagtaataaaacaacacataaaaaaaaaaaaagaataaaataaaaataaaaacacatattaaagtaagagttgcagtgcagagtttcaaagagaatataaagtttaaaaagtcaaaagccttttagtcaaaggcagcagtgaacaggtgagtctttaaccttgacttaaaagaactcagactctcagcagacctgatattttctggtagtttgttcctgatacacggagcatagaaactgaacgctgattctccatgtttagttctgactttgggaacacagagcagacctgcaccagatgacctgagtggtctggatggttcatactggaagTTAATCAAACACTGGTGAATAGAGCTGATGAGAAAATGGCAAATAGAGGCTTTACTATTtactttgaacacttttttcttttaaaattattattattattattattattattattattattattattatttataaccaGGGAGATCAATTGAGCCAGTCCTCATTTACAATGACAACCTGACTGAGAGGTAGCATAACAggcagataaaatgtaaaaaaaaaaaaaaaaaaaaaatacgagcTATAACAGTGCTGAAGGGAGTATTATTCACAGTATTTACattgatatattttttaaaaagaatagctattaacaataaaaatataaagacaGATAATATAGTTTTACAACATGTCATACCAATGCTAAAAGGAAGTAGCAGGTACAGTATATATGGTGacaagtattaaaaacaaaatggtTTAAAGCAAGTGCTGTGATCTTGTGCTAATGGTTGTACTGAATTTATGAAAGAGAGGAGAGTGATATTCACATATCTGCAAATGTGTTAATTATGAATGTTAAAGTGTTCTTGTATGGATAGGGAAATTTCTTCTAATTAAACTAAAACCTCTGGGATTGGCTGAAAATCTCACAAAGTTGAAAACAGGATTGTTGCTGGAACGTTGACTTGCGGTTTTCACAAGTATACAATGACCTAAttgaatatgatgcattgctgtagattaaactaccaacagttAGTTCCAACAGTGAACTCATCCTTAAACATCTacaagagtaaaatgtaaaacacaTTAAGACAGCAGTAAAAAATCAGTAATAAATCATCACATATTAGCAAAACAGttacagggaccattttactgtgTAGTGTTACTCAAATACTAAGTCCAATACTCCAATAAAAGTACCTTAATATTGGCAGTAAAATAAAGTATATCTGAAGGCTTCTTGCATGATTAATGGGAGAGCTCCAAGTGTTTTCAAATGAAGAACCTGTCCAATTGATTGATGATTTGATTTTGCTAAGATATTGGAACACTGGAACTTTtattgaaatgaaaccatgttcgAAATTTAGATTGGGAAAGCTGTTAACAATTGTTGAAGAATCACATTTTATCTTCATTGCCTTCTATGTGTCTGTATTCTCCAGCATTTTCATTTATAAAGAATAACAGTGAGTTCAGGCGGTCTCAGttaactatttatttacaaagtagCAATTGGTAAGTCATACAGAGCTCTGGGTCTCTTTATTTCCCTGACAACAATATACTTTGCCAGTTCGTAAAGTCTGACTCACTATTCTTTTCCTGATCCAGTGTTTTATAGTAGACAATGGTTGTCTAGAAATGTAGGTCGATATCATCTTCTCATTGGTTCCTTGGATAAGTGATTCCATTCAGTGCGTTGGGTTTTCTCCAGCAGCTTCACGTTGCTCCTTGAGACTCCGCCATGTAACCTGTTTGACGACAGTTAAAATATACACATCCTAGTTCCCCCTTATCTAAGCAACATACTTCATGTCTTTGCAAAGCTGCTCTCGTACTAGGTAGGTGGTGTCACAAAAAATAGACTGGTATTACCTGACTCTAAGGTCGAGCGGATGTTTGACCCTATTCTGACCATGTTTACATCTTTTCTCCTATAGTTTATGACCCTATGTGGGGATGTGTATTCAAAAGTGTATGGCAGATggccatcttccaggagtctgggtctgctcgaggtttccgcctgttaaagggaagtttttcctcgccactgtcaccagttattagtgtttgctcctgggggattctgttgggtttctgtaaattggcctagagtctggttttgaccagctctatatataaagtgtcatgagataactttttgttgtgatctggtgcgatataaataaaatttgattgattgagtgatttattggttttcccctgtaagtcgctttggaaaaaagcgtctgccaaatgcataaatgtaaatgtaaaatattctcAGACATATTTTACTCATCAACTCAACTCATCAACTTGCTGTGCGTAGTGTGGATGAACACACAAACTAGGGGGTCAGGCCTTCCTGTTCATCATCTAAAGTGCCCATTATAGAATGCAGCATGGACCTGCTGACCCAGACAAAGACAAAGACCACTGGTCACATCCTGTGTCAGTCTGTTGACAATGAGCACACTGGGATCCTGGTTTAGAGgctttaaataaataagtaaatatagcTGACCTAACAAGTGGTCTTTGTCTGGGCCAGTGGACTACCACCTTATCAGATGTTAAAAAGGTATTGGTATTTTTTGTGTTATGTTTCTATTAGCTGGAATGATTACCATTGACATAAAAGCAGTGTTCATGATTTGTGATATTTGATCAGTCAGTGATATTTTACAGGTGCTTGATCTGCTTTTTACATTTCACCTTGTATACTCTAACTCGATCTCAAACTTCtggcaactgatctgccttggtggaggtctgcgctctccgagtgcttttctagttcttactTGTTTATCCCTGAAAATATCTCTGTCTGGGGTTCATGAGAGTATTGATGAAAAATTATAATATGGAAAGAGCTATCATGAGAGTGAGTTTGTTTTGTGCGTCACACAGGAATGAGTTTACTGGAGGGTAAAAATGACATCATGGAAGACTGGAGAGAAAAATTCCTGAACACATACAAGGTGAGCAGAAATGGACTGACAAAGCATTTTCCCTCCTTTGTGTTTGCAAATGTTGTCAGTCTTTATGTGGTTATGTAACTTCTGTAAATCCATTTCAGATTCTTCTTTTTTCATTAGAATTTATGCTCTTAAGATGTTTCTCCTTCACTCTATAAGTCAACAAATATACTCTCTGTGTCTCTTTTCAGACTGGACTCATGTTCTGGCCTTTCATGCAGGTAAATATATAAACTGAAAGGTCCAATTATTAATGGCTCAGGAGCCAGTTTCATGGGGGTGTCTGTATTCTCAGCTGTGCTGTCAGTTCAGTGTGATGCAGGTTACACAGATTCCCACCCATCAAgtgtttattaccccgccccctgaaggggaggcaaggggtattgtttttggttcggtttgtgtgtttgtttgttttgtgtgttaacactctagcagcaaaactattggttgaattcataccaaattgggtttctagattgccagtgggGTGGAGGGTGAAGACCTTAACAGTTTTGCACAGCAGATGCATATCTCACATCTGACCATTAGCGACATCCCAACTTTAGTGAGGGTCTGCCTTTTTGAAAATATCTCTTTAGCTTCTAATTATATACCAGTGTATCATGATGAACATGATGTAGTTGTTAGTAGATGTGTATTTGACTGTACTTTATCTTCATTACATTCTCACATTTGCATAACTTTAGTGTGGCTATTAGCTGTTCAGACAGTGTGACCTCTGAAAATATGAGTACATGAAAGAAAAACAGATATAATAACACATGCTTTAAGGTCTTTGTGAACTTATATAATATCAACATAGTATCACTAACATGTTGTATCATCTGTATGTTTCTGTCAGTTTCTAAACTTTGCTTTGGTGCCTCTGTACGTGCGGACCACCTTCACTGGCTGCTGCGCCTTCATTTGGGCCACTTTCCTCTGCTTCTCACGCAAAAGTGGTGATGGCACGTTTGCTGCCGCTCTCGCCTGGATGTTCCCCCCCAAAGACGAATCTACAGAGGAGAAAGCAGATTCCATATCTGAGGTTCATTCTCCCAAAGATGGAACGGTTGGATCTAAACCACAGAACTGAAATACAGTGGTGTTTATTACAGAAGATACAAAATGTGAAGTAGGAAACACTGGATCTAAAGCAGGAGACAACTGGTCTATTCCTGTGTAGCTCAGTGTTGAGCTGCATTGCAACAATGCAGAGGTCTGACATCAAAGTCAAACTGGGGCCAAACTAAAAACGTGCTTCCTTGTGAAGTTGAAAGGTGCTTTAAGAAACAAAATTTCAACCATGTATATAGagaatatttttaatgctgcaagaTCGTACAGTTTCAGCTTAGTGGGACATTTTTTCAGTCCTGCTCTTCCATATTATAACAAAACataactgtgttttatttattgtgaggatttgcctgtttgttttgtaaatacagttttttttctcttactcTAGTATGATTACTGAGTCACCAGATATTTAATATAGATTTAAAGAAGGATCTCTACGTTTGGAAATGAAGCTGTGACAGTGCAAACATTTGTAAAATCAAATGTTCCAGCTTCTTTTACTTCcatcaaaatggaaaaactggaTTTAATGCAAGGGAAAAATATATTTCCTCTTTATGGAGTGGCAGCTAACGTTTCACAGTTAGACGGTTAGACTCCTAGTTTGATCAAAtctgaacaaaatgcaaaaatgtcttCATGCTTAGACTGTTATCTACAACTGCAACAGACTGCCTCATCTCTAAAGCTCCAACCAACTCCTGGCGGCTCACTAAAGCCTCAGCTTTTAAACTTGTTTACATCTCAATCAAGTTCAATTCAGCCATCCCATCCCCCTCTGACATGCAATAGCtggatagataaaaaaaaaaatgtgtttattctaGTTTGAAGTGGGTTTTGCCTTTCACTAAAAAGAGTTAAAGCACTTTTTTCACAAGACTGATTTGCTGTCTGCAGCATTTTCCCAGATATTctgataaaataagaaaagatgaCTGGAGTGTGGACTTATGAGGAGACTGGAATATTTCTCCATCTCATCTGTGACAACATGTTATAATTGTTCAGATGGAAGATAGTAACAGAATGTTCTGCTTCTTTATTCATGATCATCAGTGCTATGATTAAAGTAGCCTACAGCGCCACCCTCTGACAATATCATGCCAAGTTTTTTCATTCCAAGCCAGTTTatgaagacactttttttttttttaaacttttcagAAATTTGCTACAAAATCACTTGACATTTCAAGGAAATGTGGCTCACTACAGAATACAACCAGACCAATTAAAGGCCAAAACTTAAATATATAACAAGTGCCATTTCACCAGAGTCCACAGAAATGTTTCATATGAAATCTTAACCTTTTCCTAGTCCAGATGTGGCAAACATCAGCAGCTCTTGGCCACATTCATTAGTACAGAATATCTccttttgttacagtttactctcTGGTACAAGAAAAAACGaatacacacactcaaacacagttACATAAGACACTTTGTTTATCATTAATAGATACTTTACATACATATAGGGGGATGTCAGTGCAAGCAAAGACAAGATCAAAGTAAACAGGAGATAAAAGATAAGTTTGTTGACAATAATTGTTATAGAAATTTATGAATCAGATATTGTTTTGATGCTGCAGGCCACAGAGATGTGTATATCTCTATTTGTCTAAAATGTTTGACTCTAAAATGATGTTTGCAGTGACAGTGAATGCATTTCAAATAATCCAAGTATATCTAAGCTCTGTGTTGTTATTGAATGTTACATATCTGAATGAATTGTGTGAATATTTGTGTGGGTTGGTCACAGGAGAACACTGTAATCACTACTGATTATTGTTTCCTTTGGTTGATCTCTTTTATCATGCACCTTTACAATTGCATCTCTGAATAATATATTTATTAAGTAGTAACAGTGTTTGTTCTTTTCTCTAGTCCCTGGTTATGTGTATATGACGCACTTGTAACTGAAAGGTCAAGTCAGTGAATATTCCTCCTGTTCACGTCAGCAGTGTGCATTAGTAAGTCGATCACTGCTGCTGACTACAGATCAGATCTGATGACATTTCACACCACACCCAACTATCACATGATTGCCTTTTATTGTGgaataaattgaacaaatattGTTGATCTAGTGTGCGATTGATAGCTAGGGAAGCACAAAGAAATTTGTTATTACTAAGCTTTGTATACATGTCACTTATAGTTGGGAAATAATTATATACTAAGGACAGAATTTCAAAAGGTCATTTTGAAGGTCTGTAATGTTAAATTACTAGTGAAAATCACATGGTCTGATAAATTCTTCCAGaactgtgtatgtatatgtacttATTCCACAATGTTCAATGAgcacaattttctttttttgctgacATTCCTGATGTTTTGCTTTGTTGCATATTTTCTGCTTGCAAGTGTAGGGCAGTGGCTGTGTTTTGGCTCCTGTTCACATACAAATATTACCCACTCCGATGTATTAGTCATCGTTTAGATGCAGCACCGTCACCATTTCTTGCAGGAATAATATGAGCTCAAAATGCCTTCCTGGTGCTGCATGACTAACAATTTTTGCAACTTATTTAACATTTCCCTTCTCACTAAGACTTCAGATAAAGGAGTTTAGTCATCTATTAATAAACTATCTTTGTTATAACATTTTTAAACTTTCTGCTCTATTAAGCTTTAACAGATTTGGTCCAAATCTGATATAACCTGACCTTTTAGGTGGAAATATGTTTGGAGTATGGTTCAGTGACAATGACATACCAGTGACAGACACTTCAGAGACAAGAAATAAAAAACCCTGATAAAAATACCACCTACCCTTTAACTCACGGTGTCCTCATTTTAAAAGGTAAAAACATTAGACACCGCTCTGAGATCAGCTTAAAAATCATTGAAACTCAGTTCAACTGTGAAccttttgttttatgtttaacGTCATCTCGGTGTCAGTGGGTGTCTCCCAAATCCTCACATCCCTGCGCGCACTGCGCATGCTCGCCGCATCTTCTCCATCCACACGTCGAGGGACTTGAAAAGCTCGGATAAAGATGCTCAGCGTCTCGGGTCGCTGCAGCCTTGTCACCGGGTGAAAACAGTTAATCTAACAGCAGCTACGCAGAGGAACTAGagtagagaaaaaagaaaccaGGTACTTGTCTACCCACCCCAATTCTGCCACTCCACACCAACATGGAACTGAAGAAATCTATTTCGGACACCGAGCGCGCGTTGAGGAGCTACGGTGCCGTGTCGGAAACGGCGTGGACAACGGACAAAGGTGAGCGTCCATGCAACACaacattctgctgctgctgttgttcctGCAGCTGCACGGTGTCCACAAACAGCCCCCCGTCAGCTCTTTTTGTTTGGTTCACTCTTGCTTCAACCCAGTGAGCAGTTTGCATGGAAACGGTTAACGTGTGACTCACAGAGGGTTTGGGATGTAACCCTATAATGTGGCGCTGCCTTGTGCTCATGGGCCCATTAATTCCTATACATTCACTCTATAGGCAGTGCACTGCTTTTGCATGGATTTGTTTGATGCAAGAAATCCCTCGAATACAGGAACACACAAAGCTATTTAACTTGTTTGCTCTTACTTCAGTGCAGCAGAGCATG from Sphaeramia orbicularis chromosome 1, fSphaOr1.1, whole genome shotgun sequence includes these protein-coding regions:
- the LOC115419508 gene encoding mpv17-like protein, with amino-acid sequence MRKVLRHFRRFPWVTNVTLYGCLYCGGDFVSQCLTSRDKMDWTQTRNVAIVAFSFHGNFSFFWMRFLERRFPGNSIRMVMRKLFLDQTVAAPLATSVFYTGMSLLEGKNDIMEDWREKFLNTYKTGLMFWPFMQFLNFALVPLYVRTTFTGCCAFIWATFLCFSRKSGDGTFAAALAWMFPPKDESTEEKADSISEVHSPKDGTVGSKPQN